One window of Cohnella hashimotonis genomic DNA carries:
- a CDS encoding carbohydrate ABC transporter permease, with amino-acid sequence MKRKPPAVSILQHGLLSLMCVIALFPLYWMLNSSFKNESDIFKSDFLPPNPILSNYSYAFEQMPIFRMMFNSFGVSILMTALQLFTGLLAAYALVRWRFRGQTLIFTLLSLTWLIPFQSIMIPNYVLVNDMGMNETLMGIVLPFAVSTFAILSLYQSFQSFPKVLIEAACIDGQSDFGILTRLILPNIKSSVASLGIILFINGWNEYLWPMLITKKMENAPLQIGLKLFVNSDSNMWGSLMAATTVSCLPILLIYLLLRRQIVDSFVRFGIK; translated from the coding sequence ATGAAAAGAAAACCGCCGGCGGTCTCAATCCTGCAGCACGGCCTGCTGTCGCTGATGTGCGTGATCGCGCTGTTCCCGCTGTACTGGATGCTGAATTCGTCGTTCAAAAACGAATCGGACATCTTCAAGTCCGACTTCCTGCCGCCCAACCCGATCTTGAGCAACTACAGCTACGCGTTCGAGCAAATGCCGATCTTCCGCATGATGTTCAACTCGTTCGGCGTCTCGATCCTGATGACCGCGCTGCAGCTGTTCACCGGCCTGCTCGCGGCGTACGCGCTCGTGCGCTGGCGCTTCCGCGGACAGACGCTCATCTTCACGCTGCTGAGCCTGACGTGGCTCATCCCTTTCCAATCGATCATGATCCCCAACTACGTGCTCGTCAACGACATGGGCATGAACGAGACGCTCATGGGCATCGTGCTGCCGTTCGCCGTGTCCACCTTCGCCATCCTGTCGCTGTACCAGAGCTTCCAGTCGTTTCCCAAGGTGCTCATCGAGGCGGCATGCATCGACGGACAGAGCGACTTCGGCATCCTGACTCGGCTCATCCTGCCGAACATCAAGTCCTCGGTCGCCTCGCTCGGCATCATCCTGTTCATCAACGGCTGGAACGAGTACCTGTGGCCGATGCTCATCACCAAGAAGATGGAGAACGCGCCGCTGCAGATCGGACTCAAGCTGTTCGTCAACTCCGACTCCAACATGTGGGGCTCGCTGATGGCGGCCACGACCGTTTCCTGCCTGCCGATCCTCCTCATCTACCTGCTGCTGCGCCGCCAGATCGTGGACTCGTTCGTGCGGTTCGGGATCAAGTAA
- a CDS encoding carbohydrate ABC transporter permease: MSQAIENAYAPPLAGKPPVALDRPRTRSKALRMLKPWLYLLPALVLLGIFMYRPLLYTFYLAFHKWSMVPGTEPLYVGFDNFSRLLANKSFADSIGNTVFYTALLLPFSIVIPLALAAVTHHMEGRMKNVYRALFFIPMILAPVSVSAIWRWLFHPSGGLVNTALMKLGLIETPIAYFSDPSFAKWIILLITGWKMIGFSTIMFSAALTGINSEYYEAASQDGAGSMRQFWNITVPLMSPMIIFMLTMSILFSSQWTFAYIDILTTGGPYGTSTNVYYEMYKFAFSNLNAGFSSAASLLFFVVFGVISLALNSLSRRFSFYDN; encoded by the coding sequence ATGAGCCAAGCGATCGAAAACGCCTACGCGCCCCCCCTTGCGGGGAAGCCGCCCGTAGCCTTGGACCGGCCTCGGACCCGGTCCAAGGCGCTTCGCATGCTGAAGCCCTGGCTGTACCTGCTGCCTGCGCTGGTCCTGCTCGGCATTTTTATGTACAGGCCGCTGCTGTACACGTTTTATCTGGCTTTTCACAAATGGAGCATGGTCCCCGGCACCGAGCCGCTGTACGTCGGCTTCGACAACTTCTCGCGGCTGCTGGCGAACAAAAGCTTCGCCGACTCGATCGGCAACACCGTGTTCTACACGGCGCTGCTGCTGCCGTTCTCCATCGTCATCCCGCTCGCGCTGGCCGCGGTCACCCATCATATGGAAGGCCGCATGAAAAACGTGTACCGCGCGCTCTTCTTCATCCCGATGATCCTGGCGCCGGTGTCCGTGAGCGCGATCTGGCGCTGGCTGTTCCACCCGTCCGGCGGCCTCGTGAACACCGCGCTGATGAAGCTCGGCCTGATCGAGACGCCGATCGCCTACTTCTCGGATCCGTCCTTCGCCAAGTGGATCATCCTGCTCATCACGGGGTGGAAGATGATCGGCTTCAGCACGATCATGTTCTCCGCCGCGCTGACCGGGATCAACAGCGAGTACTACGAAGCCGCCTCGCAGGACGGCGCCGGCAGCATGCGCCAGTTCTGGAACATCACCGTACCGCTCATGTCGCCGATGATTATTTTCATGCTGACGATGAGCATCCTGTTCTCCAGCCAATGGACGTTCGCGTACATCGACATCCTGACGACCGGCGGTCCTTACGGCACGTCGACCAACGTTTACTACGAGATGTACAAGTTCGCCTTCTCCAACCTCAACGCGGGCTTCAGCTCGGCGGCGTCGCTCCTGTTCTTCGTCGTCTTCGGCGTCATCTCGCTCGCGCTTAATTCGCTGTCGCGCCGATTTTCCTTTTACGATAACTAA